One region of Flavobacterium sp. KACC 22763 genomic DNA includes:
- a CDS encoding pseudouridine synthase, which translates to MHRHFILFKPYGYLSQFIYELKRKKKLLGELYDFPEGTMAIGRLDEDSEGLLLLTTDGNMSELVRSKKVEKEYYVQVDGLITPEAIEQLQNGVEIGLDGGKYKTKRCKASIVTEIPDFGARAKKIRDERHGPTSWASITVREGKFRQVRKMTAAVGFPTLRLVRVRIGNVYLQNLKAGQVLEVSDFQLDN; encoded by the coding sequence ATGCACCGACACTTCATTCTTTTTAAACCTTACGGTTATTTGAGCCAATTTATTTACGAATTAAAAAGAAAGAAAAAGCTTTTGGGCGAATTGTACGATTTCCCAGAAGGTACAATGGCAATTGGAAGATTGGATGAAGATTCTGAAGGATTGCTTCTTTTGACAACTGATGGAAACATGAGCGAACTCGTAAGAAGTAAAAAGGTTGAAAAAGAATATTATGTTCAGGTTGACGGATTAATTACGCCAGAAGCAATTGAACAATTACAAAATGGGGTAGAAATTGGACTTGACGGTGGGAAATACAAAACGAAACGCTGCAAAGCATCTATCGTGACCGAAATTCCAGATTTTGGAGCGAGGGCAAAAAAAATAAGAGACGAGCGTCATGGCCCAACCTCTTGGGCATCCATCACAGTAAGAGAAGGAAAATTTCGTCAAGTCAGAAAAATGACCGCTGCAGTTGGTTTTCCAACCTTGCGTCTCGTTCGCGTTCGAATAGGAAATGTATATTTGCAAAACTTAAAAGCGGGTCAAGTTTTGGAAGTTTCCGATTTTCAATTAGATAATTAG
- a CDS encoding DUF5522 domain-containing protein, translating into MSAPKTKICSSCEAAFSCGDISSENKCWCNDYPPIFNLADGGDCLCPLCFKEACEDKIDAYIETLTPKKALNNKAMQLPKTDNLIEGIDFYIENGNYVFKTWFHLKRGTCCGNNCRHCPY; encoded by the coding sequence ATGAGTGCACCAAAAACAAAAATTTGCTCCAGTTGTGAAGCCGCTTTTTCATGCGGAGACATTTCATCTGAAAATAAGTGCTGGTGTAATGATTACCCTCCTATTTTCAACCTTGCCGACGGAGGTGACTGCCTTTGTCCTCTATGTTTTAAAGAAGCTTGCGAAGATAAAATCGATGCTTACATTGAAACTTTAACCCCAAAAAAGGCACTTAATAATAAAGCTATGCAATTACCCAAAACCGACAATCTAATTGAGGGAATCGATTTTTATATCGAAAATGGCAATTATGTCTTTAAAACTTGGTTTCATCTAAAAAGAGGAACCTGTTGCGGAAATAATTGTCGACATTGCCCTTATTAA
- a CDS encoding tRNA (cytidine(34)-2'-O)-methyltransferase, translating to MLNVVLVEPEIPNNTGNIGRLCVGTESRLHLIHPFGFVINDKNLKRSGLDYWVHLDVTEYQNVEEWIAQIPDQSRVFLMSSHSDKSYLENEFQDGDWLVFGKESVGLSKEFMARFENHLTIPMSPLIRSFNIANSVAFVVGEAKRQIGLKKI from the coding sequence ATGTTAAACGTTGTTCTTGTAGAACCAGAAATACCAAATAATACTGGAAATATCGGCAGATTGTGTGTAGGCACAGAAAGCCGTCTTCATTTAATTCATCCTTTCGGATTTGTGATTAATGACAAAAATCTAAAACGTTCTGGATTGGATTATTGGGTTCATCTTGATGTTACAGAATATCAAAATGTAGAAGAATGGATTGCACAGATTCCAGATCAATCTCGCGTCTTTTTAATGAGTTCACATTCTGATAAATCGTATTTAGAAAACGAATTTCAAGATGGCGACTGGCTGGTTTTCGGAAAAGAGAGCGTTGGTTTGAGCAAAGAATTTATGGCAAGATTCGAAAATCATTTAACGATTCCGATGTCACCGCTTATTCGCAGTTTTAATATTGCTAATTCGGTTGCTTTTGTGGTTGGAGAGGCCAAGAGACAGATTGGATTGAAAAAAATTTAA
- a CDS encoding GxxExxY protein has translation MITQKYLDELTYNVIGACIEVHKEIGKGLLENVYHQCLKEELRCRNIIFVSEMKVPLIYKGKEINADFKCDLLVENCLVVELKATSELNPIYEAQLMTYMKLLRAPKGILINFNCFNIFKEGQKTFVNEYFKLLPKF, from the coding sequence ATGATTACCCAAAAATATTTAGATGAATTAACTTATAATGTTATCGGAGCATGTATTGAGGTGCATAAGGAAATCGGAAAAGGGTTACTTGAAAATGTTTATCATCAATGTTTGAAAGAAGAACTTAGATGTCGAAATATAATTTTTGTTTCCGAAATGAAAGTTCCTCTAATTTACAAAGGCAAAGAAATAAACGCAGATTTCAAATGTGATTTATTAGTAGAGAATTGTTTAGTTGTAGAATTAAAAGCAACATCAGAATTAAATCCTATATATGAAGCGCAATTAATGACTTATATGAAACTTTTAAGAGCGCCTAAAGGCATTTTGATTAATTTTAATTGTTTTAATATTTTTAAAGAAGGTCAAAAGACATTTGTAAATGAATATTTTAAATTGTTGCCAAAGTTTTAA
- a CDS encoding SDR family NAD(P)-dependent oxidoreductase: MALLENKVAFVSGGGSGIGRAVAKAYAREGAKVVVADINVEHGEETVKMIKEKGGEAFFIKGDSSSAADNKHMVEVTVSKYGRLDIACNNAGMGGPAKPTGEYEPEAWDKVIALNLSGVFYACRYQLEQMEKNGGGSIVNIASIHGQVAAPNSVAYTASKHGVVGLTKNIAVEYAQKNIRCNAVGPGYIETALLKDNLNKEMMQAVAAKSAMNRLGTAEEVAELVVFLNSDKSSFTTGSYIIADGGYTAV, translated from the coding sequence ATGGCACTTTTAGAAAATAAAGTAGCTTTTGTATCTGGCGGAGGATCTGGAATCGGACGCGCAGTGGCAAAAGCATACGCTCGAGAAGGAGCAAAAGTAGTAGTAGCTGATATAAATGTAGAACACGGTGAAGAAACCGTAAAAATGATAAAGGAAAAGGGTGGAGAAGCTTTTTTCATAAAAGGAGACTCGTCAAGCGCAGCTGATAATAAACATATGGTTGAGGTTACAGTTTCCAAATACGGCCGATTGGACATTGCCTGTAATAATGCGGGAATGGGAGGGCCAGCAAAACCAACTGGAGAATATGAGCCAGAAGCTTGGGATAAAGTTATTGCATTAAACTTAAGCGGTGTTTTTTATGCTTGCCGATACCAATTGGAACAAATGGAGAAAAATGGGGGAGGAAGCATTGTAAATATTGCTTCAATTCACGGACAGGTAGCCGCGCCAAATAGTGTTGCATATACAGCAAGTAAACACGGTGTAGTTGGTTTGACTAAAAATATTGCCGTAGAATATGCACAGAAAAATATTCGCTGTAATGCCGTTGGACCAGGTTATATTGAAACAGCACTTTTAAAAGATAATTTAAATAAAGAAATGATGCAGGCCGTTGCGGCAAAATCTGCAATGAACCGTTTAGGAACCGCAGAAGAAGTTGCCGAATTGGTCGTTTTTCTAAATTCTGATAAATCATCATTTACAACAGGAAGTTATATTATTGCCGATGGTGGTTATACCGCGGTTTAA
- a CDS encoding T9SS-dependent choice-of-anchor J family protein, whose amino-acid sequence MKNNYSFRHLVTFLGFLYCFALNAQTMPAPQDVPYLQDFNLLPVTSTSYSDIPGFQGWNASTPTSSTLPTPSSFTTTTTSDKTMATGGSATSSGGNIYNFNQKIGFLNAGSYLDQSIVLALNTNNDTGVQVEYNVLVIRNPYVSGTSNSRINELALQYRVGETGNFITLSETFFQNNTTTRTKETDPLQTGHIRVTLPAECDNKPIVQIRWLTRQVSGQGSRPSFAIDDVDVKKDIYAPTNVSGYPKVASILGDSFNFINKIDEVGKTYYVLLPGGSAEPTITQIKAGQDSNGTPALQSGIFDVTSSAQEYIKSFTGLPLSTAYSVFSISEDIAGNIQASVNKVDVTTLSVMPPAISPSVSALNLGGTEPNFDPLTKSYQIGASDLTANVVLTASGNFTISKDNVAFSTSLTFVPTDFDSNATPTVYVKFTPTSVGSFTGTITHETTGGTTKTVNLTALGVNPFVQNFDDANVFANSKWLQYNEAGPINKWAYTNQSRNVNSGTGAVLMNGFSDSGASKDWLISPRLRLDGFSQIPLLSFYSRQFYDGPSLKLMVSTNYDGVSDPNTATWTPINGRFPQDTGSYVKSEYINLSAYKTDHTYLAWVYETTSGGNDNAAEWSFDDFAIIDESKYVDSNPRLDFADVSPNSVSASQTFVFAAAGYGDITIAAPASYELSLDNISFSSSIIIAAADALTGKTVYARFAPTAKEPTISGVLNITGTSLNKQIGLFTGSSILKVDTFDVVTYNLEFFGTDVVGSNGQEFGPTNDALQIENVAKVMNKLNADVYALQEVSDDPSIDMLIQKINVNGKTYDKVICSSWSYSWKLPDPKFPPQKLVVLYNTQTTSVKSTKVLFKEVYDQILAQTLVLPNYPGSDTPEKNDDSFFSSGRLPYVVELETNIGGIKKDVTLIDLHARANSGTSIKEYNQRKYDIDYLKDALDAEYPDANLILLGDFNDDVKAWVGNASTASSYKKFVDDTVNYNALTWDISQAGAYSFLSSQGFLDHILISNELNDDYIDKSIAVYDPRNDIANYTTTTSDHGPVIARFQLKQDVLSTPDFGKNKYFVKAYPNPATDVLNFDVKTTQGRDLKIRLYDFNGRAIGNPISVKNESEVSTAVVAVGNLVSGVYFYTVTENNKVIFKDKVIKK is encoded by the coding sequence ATGAAAAACAATTACTCTTTTCGTCATTTAGTGACTTTTTTAGGTTTTCTCTATTGCTTTGCCTTAAATGCGCAGACAATGCCAGCCCCTCAAGATGTACCTTATCTTCAGGATTTTAACTTATTGCCAGTAACATCTACTTCATATTCTGATATTCCTGGTTTTCAAGGCTGGAATGCAAGTACTCCGACAAGTTCGACTTTGCCTACACCTTCGTCTTTTACGACTACAACTACCTCGGATAAAACTATGGCTACTGGTGGTTCAGCTACTTCTTCAGGTGGAAATATTTATAATTTCAATCAAAAAATAGGTTTTTTAAATGCAGGAAGTTATCTGGATCAATCAATAGTACTTGCTTTAAATACAAATAACGATACTGGAGTACAAGTGGAATATAATGTATTGGTAATTCGTAATCCATATGTTTCAGGAACTTCTAATAGTCGTATTAATGAGCTAGCTTTACAATATCGTGTGGGAGAGACAGGAAATTTTATAACCTTATCAGAAACTTTTTTTCAGAATAATACAACTACACGCACAAAAGAAACCGATCCTCTGCAAACAGGGCATATAAGAGTAACGTTGCCTGCAGAGTGTGATAATAAGCCAATAGTTCAAATACGATGGTTAACAAGGCAAGTTTCAGGACAGGGTTCTCGTCCTTCTTTTGCAATTGATGACGTCGATGTTAAAAAAGATATTTATGCTCCAACAAATGTTTCTGGATATCCAAAAGTAGCTAGCATTTTAGGAGATAGTTTCAATTTTATTAATAAAATAGATGAAGTTGGAAAAACATATTATGTATTGTTGCCAGGTGGAAGCGCTGAACCAACAATTACACAGATAAAAGCAGGTCAAGATTCAAATGGAACTCCAGCACTACAATCAGGAATTTTTGATGTAACAAGTTCTGCTCAGGAATATATTAAAAGTTTTACAGGATTACCTTTAAGCACGGCATATTCTGTTTTTTCTATCTCAGAAGATATTGCTGGAAATATTCAAGCATCAGTTAATAAAGTAGATGTGACAACTTTAAGTGTAATGCCTCCTGCCATATCTCCATCTGTTTCTGCATTAAACTTAGGAGGTACTGAACCAAATTTTGATCCTTTAACAAAAAGCTATCAGATAGGAGCTTCAGATCTTACGGCGAATGTTGTGCTTACAGCTTCAGGGAATTTTACTATTTCAAAAGATAACGTGGCATTCTCAACATCTTTAACTTTTGTTCCTACTGATTTTGATTCTAATGCAACGCCAACAGTTTATGTAAAATTTACCCCAACTTCAGTTGGCAGTTTTACAGGTACAATAACTCATGAAACAACTGGAGGTACAACTAAGACAGTTAATCTGACAGCTCTTGGAGTAAATCCTTTTGTACAGAATTTTGATGATGCAAATGTTTTTGCAAATAGTAAATGGTTACAATATAATGAGGCTGGACCAATAAACAAATGGGCTTATACGAATCAGTCACGTAATGTTAACTCTGGAACTGGAGCTGTTTTAATGAACGGATTTTCGGATAGTGGTGCAAGTAAAGATTGGTTGATTTCTCCAAGATTACGTTTAGATGGTTTTAGTCAAATTCCGTTATTATCTTTTTATTCTCGTCAATTTTATGATGGGCCATCTTTAAAATTAATGGTTTCAACCAATTATGATGGAGTAAGTGATCCAAATACTGCAACATGGACACCGATAAACGGAAGATTTCCACAAGATACAGGAAGTTATGTGAAATCTGAATATATAAATTTATCGGCTTATAAAACAGATCATACTTATTTGGCTTGGGTTTATGAAACTACTTCTGGCGGAAATGATAATGCCGCAGAATGGTCTTTTGACGATTTTGCGATTATTGACGAATCAAAATATGTGGATTCTAATCCGCGTTTAGATTTTGCAGATGTAAGTCCAAATTCGGTTTCTGCTAGTCAAACTTTTGTTTTTGCAGCAGCAGGCTATGGCGATATCACTATTGCAGCTCCCGCTTCTTACGAATTGTCATTAGATAATATTTCATTTTCATCAAGCATTATTATTGCTGCAGCAGATGCATTAACCGGAAAAACAGTTTATGCAAGATTTGCTCCAACTGCAAAAGAACCAACAATTTCTGGTGTGTTGAACATTACAGGAACATCGCTAAACAAGCAAATTGGCTTATTTACGGGATCATCTATTCTAAAGGTGGATACTTTTGATGTAGTAACTTATAACTTAGAGTTTTTTGGAACTGATGTAGTGGGGAGCAACGGACAAGAATTTGGCCCAACTAATGATGCGTTACAAATTGAAAATGTGGCCAAAGTCATGAATAAATTAAATGCAGATGTTTACGCACTTCAAGAAGTTTCTGATGATCCTTCAATTGATATGCTGATTCAGAAGATAAACGTGAATGGAAAAACGTACGATAAGGTAATCTGTTCTTCGTGGTCTTATTCTTGGAAGCTTCCAGATCCGAAGTTTCCGCCTCAGAAATTAGTTGTCCTGTACAATACGCAAACTACTTCTGTAAAAAGTACAAAAGTATTGTTTAAAGAAGTTTATGATCAAATTCTAGCTCAAACTTTAGTTTTGCCCAATTATCCAGGTTCAGATACTCCAGAAAAAAATGATGACAGCTTTTTCTCTTCTGGGCGTTTGCCTTATGTGGTCGAATTAGAAACCAATATTGGTGGCATTAAAAAAGACGTTACTTTAATCGACCTTCATGCACGTGCAAATAGCGGGACATCTATAAAGGAGTACAATCAGCGTAAATATGATATTGACTATTTAAAAGATGCGCTAGATGCTGAATATCCAGATGCGAATTTAATTCTTTTAGGAGATTTTAATGATGATGTAAAAGCTTGGGTTGGAAATGCAAGTACAGCTTCTTCTTATAAGAAATTTGTAGATGATACTGTTAATTATAATGCTTTAACATGGGATATTAGTCAGGCTGGAGCTTATAGTTTTTTAAGTTCACAAGGATTTTTAGATCATATTTTAATTTCTAATGAATTGAATGATGATTATATCGATAAGTCGATTGCAGTTTACGATCCAAGAAATGATATTGCAAATTACACGACAACAACTTCTGACCACGGACCAGTAATTGCTCGTTTCCAATTGAAACAAGATGTACTTTCTACGCCAGATTTTGGAAAAAATAAATATTTTGTAAAAGCTTATCCAAACCCTGCAACAGATGTTTTGAATTTTGATGTAAAAACAACGCAAGGAAGAGATCTAAAAATCAGGTTATATGATTTTAATGGTCGTGCTATTGGAAATCCAATCAGTGTTAAGAATGAATCTGAAGTTAGCACCGCAGTTGTTGCTGTTGGTAATTTAGTTTCTGGAGTTTATTTCTACACGGTTACAGAAAATAATAAAGTGATTTTTAAAGATAAAGTCATCAAGAAGTAA
- a CDS encoding FecCD family ABC transporter permease produces MANKKRNTILFVVLALGFLLMFFASISLGSVTIPLKDVVASLTGGQATKSTWEYIIINYRLPKTITAVLAGTGLSMSGLLMQTLFRNPLAEPYVLGLSSGASLGVAFVILGAGFLPSFLSVIALSSYAIVLASTLGSTLVLFLVLIVSQRLRNTMAILIVGLMFGSFSTAIVSILTYFSTAEQLQKFTFWTMGNLGNLSWSNIGILTFCVGIGLLLSAKSIKPLNALLLGENYAKSMGLNFKQARLIIILATSLLSGAITAFVGPIAFIGLAVPHIAKLTFHTSNHTILFWSTLFFGSIIMLFCDIVSQMPGYDVTLPINAITSIIGAPVVIWLVMRKRNF; encoded by the coding sequence TTGGCAAATAAAAAACGAAATACCATTTTATTTGTCGTTTTGGCTTTAGGATTTTTGCTAATGTTTTTTGCGAGCATTAGTTTAGGGTCGGTTACAATTCCGCTAAAAGATGTTGTAGCCAGTTTAACAGGAGGTCAGGCAACAAAATCGACTTGGGAATATATTATTATTAATTACCGTCTTCCTAAAACCATCACCGCGGTTTTAGCAGGAACAGGACTTTCAATGAGCGGACTTTTGATGCAGACTTTGTTTCGAAACCCGCTAGCAGAACCTTATGTTTTAGGGCTAAGTTCTGGAGCTAGCTTAGGTGTTGCTTTTGTAATTTTGGGAGCAGGATTTTTGCCTTCATTTTTAAGTGTAATTGCATTGTCTTCTTACGCCATTGTTTTGGCATCTACTTTAGGAAGCACATTGGTTCTTTTCTTAGTTTTAATTGTTTCGCAAAGATTACGGAATACAATGGCAATCTTAATTGTGGGACTGATGTTTGGAAGTTTTAGCACGGCAATCGTAAGTATTCTGACTTACTTTAGCACGGCAGAACAGCTTCAGAAATTTACTTTTTGGACAATGGGAAACCTCGGAAATCTTTCATGGTCAAACATTGGAATTTTAACTTTCTGTGTTGGAATAGGGTTACTTTTGAGTGCCAAAAGTATCAAACCATTAAACGCTTTGCTGCTTGGAGAAAATTATGCCAAAAGCATGGGATTGAATTTTAAACAGGCTAGATTAATAATTATATTGGCAACCAGCTTATTATCTGGGGCTATCACTGCATTTGTAGGGCCAATTGCATTTATCGGTTTGGCGGTACCTCATATTGCAAAGCTGACTTTTCATACAAGCAATCATACTATTTTGTTTTGGAGTACTTTATTTTTTGGTTCGATAATAATGCTGTTTTGTGATATTGTTTCACAAATGCCTGGTTATGATGTCACACTTCCAATAAATGCAATTACCTCTATTATCGGTGCGCCGGTTGTTATTTGGCTGGTAATGAGAAAAAGAAATTTTTAA
- the cobU gene encoding bifunctional adenosylcobinamide kinase/adenosylcobinamide-phosphate guanylyltransferase encodes MIYLVTGGERSGKSGYAQKLALELSGSPIYVATARKWDADFQNRIDRHQQERDEHWTNIEKEKYLSEIDFSGKTALIDCVTLWLTNFFIDTKNDVALSLEEAKKEFLAIAKHKNANIIIVTNEIGMGVHAETHIGRKFVELQGWMNQFLATNAHEVVLMVSGIPVKIKG; translated from the coding sequence ATGATTTACTTAGTAACTGGTGGCGAACGTTCTGGAAAAAGTGGTTATGCACAGAAACTTGCTTTAGAACTTTCCGGCTCTCCTATATATGTAGCAACTGCCCGAAAATGGGATGCTGACTTTCAAAATCGAATTGATCGCCATCAGCAGGAAAGAGACGAACATTGGACGAATATTGAAAAAGAAAAATATTTAAGTGAAATTGATTTTTCTGGAAAAACTGCCCTAATTGATTGTGTAACGCTCTGGCTGACTAATTTTTTTATCGATACTAAAAATGATGTCGCATTAAGCCTAGAAGAAGCAAAAAAAGAATTTCTTGCCATTGCAAAACACAAAAATGCTAATATCATTATTGTAACAAATGAAATTGGCATGGGGGTTCATGCGGAAACGCATATCGGAAGAAAATTTGTTGAGCTTCAAGGCTGGATGAATCAATTTCTTGCGACAAATGCCCATGAAGTGGTATTGATGGTTTCTGGAATTCCGGTTAAAATAAAAGGATAA
- a CDS encoding ABC transporter ATP-binding protein — protein MRSILKTSNLNIGYKSKKGVTTIAENLNLNFEAGKLITLIGANGIGKSTLLRTLTGIQKPLSGNVYLNERNISDYQPLELAQNLSLVLTEKLPPSNLSVFELVALGRQPYTNWVDKLSDEDVLKVQEAMNLTQIEHLASKKHFQISDGQLQKVLIARALAQDTPLIILDEPTTHLDLLHKVSLFKLLKKLTQETQKCILFSTHDIDLAIQLSDEMIMMTPENIVQDQPCNLISNGSFSNLFKDEHIVFDAEKGKFIVS, from the coding sequence ATTAGAAGTATTTTAAAGACATCAAATTTAAACATTGGATACAAATCCAAGAAAGGTGTTACGACTATTGCTGAGAATCTTAATCTTAATTTTGAAGCGGGTAAATTAATTACTTTGATAGGAGCAAACGGAATTGGAAAGTCAACTTTACTCCGAACGCTTACAGGAATTCAGAAACCTTTATCGGGAAATGTTTATTTGAACGAAAGAAATATTTCAGACTATCAGCCTCTAGAATTGGCACAAAATCTCAGTTTGGTTTTAACCGAAAAACTGCCACCAAGTAATCTTTCTGTTTTTGAATTGGTAGCTCTGGGTCGCCAACCTTATACCAATTGGGTTGATAAATTGTCTGACGAAGATGTTCTAAAAGTGCAGGAAGCAATGAATTTGACGCAAATCGAACATTTAGCTTCAAAAAAACATTTTCAAATTAGCGATGGACAATTGCAGAAAGTTTTAATTGCAAGAGCTTTGGCGCAAGATACACCTTTGATTATTTTAGACGAACCAACAACGCATCTTGATTTACTGCATAAAGTTTCCTTGTTTAAGTTATTAAAGAAGCTAACACAAGAAACTCAAAAATGTATCTTGTTTTCTACACATGATATTGATTTGGCTATTCAGTTAAGTGATGAAATGATTATGATGACACCAGAAAATATAGTGCAAGATCAGCCTTGTAATTTAATTTCTAATGGAAGTTTCAGCAATTTATTCAAAGATGAACATATTGTTTTTGATGCTGAAAAAGGGAAGTTTATTGTGAGTTAG
- a CDS encoding ABC transporter substrate-binding protein produces the protein MKYFFHKLSVVFLLFIVVGCKKNEIQTPVKSATAKECIEFASGLSIVKNEGYSIVNVVNPWPNAKEKFTYILEEKDSQIPDSLKKYPSIKVPLESVVVTSTTNIPFLEMLEVENKLVGFPHTDYISSEKTRALIDKGSVKNVGQNEKLNIEQLIELSPDLIVTFGVDNNNPMLDNLKKSGLKVLIQGDWMEQSPLGKAEWIKLYGALFGKEEKAKELFDKIVESYNQAKKLVTDKPATSKVLYGSMYEDVWYVAKGNSWVAQFMKDAKSNYLWADLQGTGSEGLSFEQVLDKAKIANIWIASGSFKSLDELQKANPHYAEFDAFKNKTVYNFEGKMGATGGTVYYELAPSRPDLVLKDYIKIFHPDLLAGYEFTFASKLN, from the coding sequence ATGAAATATTTTTTCCATAAATTATCAGTCGTTTTTTTACTTTTTATAGTAGTTGGCTGTAAAAAAAATGAGATACAAACTCCTGTAAAATCTGCCACTGCCAAAGAATGCATCGAATTTGCATCGGGACTTTCAATTGTGAAAAACGAAGGCTATTCAATTGTAAATGTGGTGAATCCGTGGCCAAATGCTAAGGAGAAATTCACTTACATTTTAGAGGAAAAAGACTCACAAATTCCAGACAGTTTAAAAAAATATCCCTCAATAAAAGTTCCACTAGAAAGTGTTGTTGTAACTTCAACTACAAATATTCCTTTTTTAGAAATGTTGGAAGTTGAGAATAAATTGGTCGGATTTCCTCATACCGATTATATTTCTTCAGAAAAAACTAGAGCATTAATTGATAAAGGTTCTGTGAAAAACGTTGGACAAAATGAAAAATTGAACATTGAACAATTAATAGAATTGTCACCAGATTTGATCGTTACGTTTGGTGTCGATAATAATAATCCGATGTTGGATAATTTGAAAAAAAGCGGTTTAAAAGTTCTTATTCAAGGCGATTGGATGGAACAGTCTCCGCTAGGAAAAGCAGAATGGATTAAACTTTATGGTGCTTTATTCGGGAAAGAAGAAAAAGCAAAAGAGCTCTTTGATAAAATCGTTGAAAGTTACAATCAAGCAAAAAAACTAGTAACCGATAAACCTGCAACTTCAAAAGTTTTATATGGTTCTATGTACGAAGATGTTTGGTATGTTGCCAAAGGAAATAGTTGGGTGGCGCAGTTTATGAAAGATGCAAAATCTAATTATTTATGGGCCGACTTGCAAGGAACGGGAAGTGAAGGATTGTCTTTTGAACAAGTATTAGATAAGGCAAAAATAGCTAATATATGGATTGCTTCTGGATCTTTTAAAAGTTTGGATGAATTGCAAAAAGCAAATCCGCATTATGCAGAATTTGACGCTTTTAAAAATAAAACGGTATATAATTTTGAAGGGAAAATGGGAGCAACAGGCGGAACAGTTTATTATGAACTTGCACCAAGCCGTCCCGATTTAGTTTTAAAAGATTATATCAAGATTTTTCATCCAGATTTACTGGCAGGCTACGAATTTACTTTTGCATCAAAACTGAATTAA